A window of Sander vitreus isolate 19-12246 chromosome 18, sanVit1, whole genome shotgun sequence contains these coding sequences:
- the mcm3 gene encoding DNA replication licensing factor MCM3, which yields MATDVVDDLAMREAQRDYLDFLDDDQDQGVYQSKVRDMISENKARLTVNINDLRRRNEARAAKLMSNAFEELLAFQRALKDLVSSVDATYAKQYEEFFIALEGSFGTKHVTPRTLTARLLGSMVCVEGIITKCSLVRPKVVRSVHYCPATKKTMERKYTDMTSLDAFPSSAIYPTKDEENNPLETEFGLSVYKDHQTITVQEMPEKAPAGQLPRSVDIILDNDLVDVVKPGDRVQVIGTYRCLPGKKGGFTSGTFRTIMIACHIKQMSKEVSPNFSADDIAKIRNFSQTRQDVFDQLSRSLAPSIHGHEYIKKAILCMLLGGAEKVLDNGSRIRGDINILLIGDPSVAKSQLLRYVLHTAPRAIATTGRGSSGVGLTAAVTTDQETGERRLEAGAMVLADRGVVCIDEFDKMSDMDRTAIHEVMEQGRVTIAKAGIHARLNARCSVLAAANPVYGRYDQYKTPMENIGLQDSLLSRFDLLFIVLDQMDAEHDREIADHVLRMHRYRDPREQEGSAMAMGGTVDVLATEDPDVIAEEHEELHIYEKHNNMLHGSRRKKDKIVSKEFMRKYIHIAKAVTPVLTEEAASHIAEEYSRLRSQEQMGADIARTSPVTARTLETLIRLSTAHAKARMSKAVELEDSEVAVELVQFAYFKKVLEKEKKRSRQQHDSASEEEEEESATQRSQKTTKKRGRRGSQGSDPYSPYDFSEERNVPEIQAGTPKPAKPLRDEEEPMDATSQAKDSELSAERLKEFKSSLFAVFQSAHAQSVKMKTLMDDINKEREKRFAEPEVRAALARMQDDNQVMVADDIIFLI from the exons ATGGCAACCGACGTCGTAGATGACCTGGCGATGAGAGAGGCTCAGAGGGACTACCTGGACTTTCTGGACGACGAC CAAGACCAGGGGGTTTACCAAAGCAAAGTCCGGGACATGATCAGTGAGAATAAAGCTCGACTCACCGTCAACATCAACGACCTGAGGAGACGCAACGAGGCCCGGGCTGCAAA ACTGATGAGCAATGCGTTTGAGGAGCTGCTGGCGTTCCAGCGGGCTCTGAAGGACCTGGTGTCCTCAGTGGACGCCACCTACGCCAAGCAGTACGAGGAGTTCTTCATCGCCCTGGAGGGCAGCTTCGGCACCAAGCACGTCACCCCCCGCACTCTGACCGCCCGCCTGCTGGGCAGCATGGTGTGCGTGGAGGGCATCATCACCAAGT GTTCTCTCGTGCGTCCTAAAGTAGTGCGCAGCGTCCACTACTGCCCGGCCACCAAGAAAACCATGGAAAGGAAGTACACTGACATGACCTCGCTGGATGCCTTCCCCTCCAGTGCCATCTACCCCACCAAG GACGAGGAGAACAACCCTCTGGAGACGGAGTTTGGTCTCTCCGTCTACAAGGACCACCAGACCATCACGGTGCAGGAGATGCCGGAGAAGGCGCCCGCCGGCCAGCTGCCCCGCTCGGTGGACATCATCCTGGACAACGACCTGGTGGACGTGGTCAAACCGGGGGACCGGGTGCAGGTCATCGGCACGTACCGCTGCCTGCCCGGCAAGAAGGGAGGCTTCACCTCTGGCACATTCAG GACCATCATGATAGCCTGCCACATCAAGCAGATGAGCAAGGAAGTGTCCCCCAACTTCTCAGCGGACGATATAGCCAAAATCAGAAACTTCAGCCAGACACGCCAGGATGTGTTTGATCAGCTGTCCCGCTCCCTGGCTCCCAGCATCCACGGCCACGAGTACATAAAGAAGGCCATCCTGTGCATGTTGCTGGGCGGCGCCGAGAAGGTGCTGGACAACGGCTCGCGCATCAGAGGAGACATCAACATCCTGCTCATCG GTGATCCATCGGTGGCAAAGTCCCAGCTGCTGCGCTACGTACTCCACACAGCGCCCCGGGCCATCGCCACCACCGGCCGCGGCTCCTCCGGCGTGGGTCTGACCGCCGCCGTCACCACCGACCAGGAGACGG GCGAGCGGCGTCTGGAGGCGGGGGCCATGGTGCTGGCCGACCGCGGCGTGGTGTGCATCGACGAGTTCGACAAAATGTCCGACATGGACCGCACGGCCATCCACGAGGTGATGGAGCAGGGCCGCGTCACCATCGCCAAGGCTGGCATCCACGCCCGCCTCAACGCCCGCTGCTCTGTGCTGGCAGCTGCCAACCCCGTCTACGGCAGG tacGACCAGTATAAAACCCCCATGGAGAACATCGGCCTCCAGGACTCCCTGCTGTCCCGTTTCGACCTCCTGTTCATCGTGCTGGATCAGATGGACGCCGAGCACGACCGCGAGATCGCCGATCACGTGCTGCGGATGCACCGCTACCGCGACCCCCGCGAGCAGGAGGGATCAG CCATGGCTATGGGCGGCACCGTAGACGTCCTGGCTACAGAAGACCCAGACGTGATAGCCGAGGAGCACGAGGAGCTGCACATCTACgagaaacacaacaacatgCTACACGGAAGTCGGAGGAAGAA ggaTAAGATTGTGAGTAAGGAGTTCATGAGGAAGTACATCCACATCGCCAAGGCTGTGACCCCCGTGCTGACCGAGGAGGCAGCCAGTCACATCGCAGAAGAGTACTCGCGGCTCAGGAGCCAGGAGCAGATGGGTGCTGACATCGCCCGG acctCTCCGGTGACGGCCCGTACGCTGGAGACGCTGATCCGCCTGTCCACCGCGCACGCCAAGGCCCGCATGAGCAAAGCCGTGGAGCTGGAAGACTCGGAGGTGGCCGTGGAGCTCGTCCAGTTCGCCTACTTTAAAAAG GTtctggagaaagagaagaaacgGTCGCGACAGCAGCACGACTCTGcttcagaggaggaagaggaggagtcgGCCACTCAGCGTTCCCAGAAAACCACCAAGAAGAG GGGGCGGCGGGGCTCTCAGGGCAGCGATCCCTACAGCCCGTATGACTTCAGCGAGGAGCGGAACGTCCCCGAGA TTCAGGCCGGCACCCCGAAACCTGCCAAGCCCCTgcgggatgaggaggagccCATGGACGCCACTTCACAGGCCAAAGACTCGGAGCTCTCTGCAGAGAG GCTGAAGGAGTTCAAGTCGTCGCTGTTCGCCGTGTTCCAGTCCGCTCACGCTCAGTCGGTCAAGATGAAGACGCTGATGGACGACATCAACAAGGAGCGCGAGAAGCGCTTCGCCGAGCCCGAGGTCCGCGCCGCGCTGGCTCGCATGCAGGACGACAACCAGGTCATGGTGGCCGATGACATCATCTTCCTCatctga